A portion of the Bacteroides faecium genome contains these proteins:
- a CDS encoding glycoside hydrolase family 65 protein, whose protein sequence is MKNLFIVFFCLVSVLAIKVNGQESLWKIQATDYRGTYYGAAVANGGIGILPWKEPFSVRHVMLNHVFDAAAPQDVSRVLRGINPFNLQMQIDGQGVNGDNISGWGQCIDMKAATHNTHFTYDGKADISYSICALRNMPYAGLVRVEVTALEDMYLSVANPIEVPDEYKNPDSRQVSVHVDGNELKIVRTWALSKHREQKVSASSAFIYDKNSNVQQQYDGTNRISVSLKKGEKFSFALLGSVCTGRDFIDPYNESDREVIYGAKEGLNRLMDGHRKLWNELWEGDIMIEGDDEAQRAVRFALYNLYSNARKGSRLSISPFGLSAQGYNGHIFWDTEFWMYPPMLFMNQGIARTMMDYRTDRLKAACQRALSYGYDGAMFPWESDDAGEESCPTWALTGAFEHHITADIAIAAWNYYCMNGDKRWLREEGFPLMEKAAEFWVSRVEKNEDGSYSIRNVVCADEYAEGVDDNAFTNGAAMRALQDAAKAAAVCGVKAPEIWKEIASKLRLPKFENGVTMEYEGYNGQTIKQADANLLVYPLNLITRPEEIRKDLEYYEDKIDKTGPAMSFSVLALQYARLGEGDKAYDLFVRSFRPNQLPPFGVISEGAGGTNPYFVTGAGGLLQTVINGFCGLEVTDNGIKQLFSKLPKHWKKLTITGVGPDRKTYVRMQK, encoded by the coding sequence ATGAAGAATCTATTTATCGTATTTTTTTGTCTGGTATCAGTTTTGGCTATAAAAGTAAACGGACAAGAAAGTTTGTGGAAAATACAGGCTACTGATTATCGCGGAACTTATTATGGAGCAGCAGTAGCGAATGGCGGTATCGGTATCTTGCCGTGGAAAGAACCTTTTTCCGTTCGTCATGTCATGTTGAATCATGTATTTGATGCTGCCGCTCCTCAAGACGTGAGTCGGGTGTTGCGAGGAATCAACCCGTTCAATTTGCAAATGCAGATTGATGGACAGGGAGTGAATGGTGATAATATCTCGGGATGGGGACAATGCATAGATATGAAAGCCGCCACACATAATACTCATTTCACTTATGACGGAAAAGCCGATATCTCTTATAGTATCTGTGCTTTGCGGAATATGCCTTATGCGGGACTGGTGCGTGTAGAGGTTACTGCATTGGAAGATATGTATTTGTCTGTGGCAAACCCCATTGAAGTGCCTGATGAATATAAGAACCCCGATTCAAGACAGGTAAGCGTGCATGTCGATGGAAACGAACTGAAAATAGTACGTACCTGGGCTTTATCCAAACACCGTGAACAGAAGGTATCGGCATCCTCTGCTTTTATATATGATAAAAATTCGAACGTGCAGCAACAATATGACGGAACCAACCGGATTTCGGTTTCATTGAAGAAAGGAGAAAAATTCAGCTTCGCTTTACTGGGTTCCGTCTGTACCGGACGTGATTTTATAGACCCGTATAATGAATCGGACCGTGAAGTGATTTATGGTGCGAAAGAAGGTTTGAACCGCCTGATGGATGGACATCGGAAACTTTGGAATGAGTTGTGGGAAGGGGATATTATGATAGAGGGAGATGACGAGGCGCAGCGTGCCGTACGTTTTGCTCTTTATAATCTTTACTCTAATGCGCGCAAGGGAAGCCGCTTGAGTATTTCTCCTTTCGGGCTTTCTGCCCAGGGATACAACGGGCATATTTTCTGGGATACCGAGTTCTGGATGTATCCGCCTATGCTTTTCATGAATCAGGGAATTGCAAGGACAATGATGGACTACCGTACAGACAGGCTGAAAGCCGCTTGTCAGAGAGCATTGAGCTATGGGTATGACGGAGCCATGTTTCCGTGGGAAAGTGATGATGCCGGAGAAGAGTCATGTCCGACTTGGGCATTGACCGGAGCTTTTGAACATCATATCACTGCCGATATTGCTATCGCGGCCTGGAATTACTACTGTATGAATGGTGATAAACGGTGGTTGCGTGAAGAAGGTTTCCCTTTGATGGAGAAAGCTGCGGAATTTTGGGTAAGTCGTGTAGAAAAGAATGAGGATGGTTCTTATTCGATTCGTAATGTGGTGTGTGCCGATGAATATGCTGAAGGGGTGGATGATAATGCATTTACCAATGGTGCCGCTATGCGTGCTTTGCAAGATGCTGCTAAAGCTGCTGCGGTATGCGGTGTTAAGGCACCTGAAATCTGGAAGGAGATAGCCTCGAAGTTGCGGCTCCCGAAATTCGAGAATGGAGTGACTATGGAGTATGAAGGCTATAATGGGCAGACAATAAAACAAGCGGATGCCAATTTGCTGGTATATCCATTAAATCTGATAACCCGTCCTGAAGAAATCCGTAAGGACTTGGAGTATTATGAAGATAAAATAGATAAAACGGGACCGGCAATGTCTTTCTCTGTGTTGGCTTTGCAATATGCACGCCTTGGCGAAGGCGATAAAGCTTATGACTTGTTTGTGCGAAGTTTCCGTCCTAACCAGTTACCTCCGTTTGGCGTTATTTCCGAAGGTGCAGGAGGTACGAATCCTTATTTTGTAACTGGTGCGGGAGGACTTTTACAAACTGTCATTAATGGTTTTTGTGGTTTGGAAGTTACAGATAATGGCATCAAACAGCTTTTCTCAAAATTGCCGAAACATTGGAAGAAATTGACAATAACGGGAGTCGGACCGGATAGAAAGACTTATGTCCGGATGCAAAAATAA